AGCAAATCTCAACGGGATATTTGATTGGTCTTTTAGCAACTGAATACGCTTTTGTCGCTGTTCTTCATCAAACTTCTCAAGTTCCAATTCAAATTTTTTTATTTCTTCGCGTAAACAATTAGGACAACGAGTGCTGAATTTTTTATTTAACAATGGGATTATTCTCGACCACTGAGTAAACTCGCCATGCTTCTCACAAATGGCATTTTCACAATCAGGTTCGGACAAGTTATCCACCAAAGGCAATCCATTGAGGGCATTTGATAGTTCGATTTTCAAGTTATTCAGCGCTGAAATTAAATCTGATTTTGTTTTCATTCCACACTCTCCCTCGCCCAATCCGGTATAATCTGCTCACCGTAATCACGATCATTAAAACCACTGTGTGCGCTTGGTTTTTGTGCTTGATGTTTATTCATCGGTTGTTTTAGCTCAAATAATCCAGTCCATGTGTTACCAATCGACTGTTCCAAAATTGCGGTTGCCAGCCGTGGATCACCGCCGCTAAATCGCTCAAGATTTTTCAAACAAAGATTTATCGTCTCTTGCGTCCTGATTTCTGAATTTTTCCCCTTTGCCTTTCGCATCTTGCAATAAGCCACCCAAGAATTGCGATCGACATAATCAGGCAAATCGCAATTTTCAGGATCAATTTTTCGCGCGCGCGTATTACTAACCGCTAGGTTAGTATTTGTATTTTGTATAGTGTTTTTAATATTGTTTTTTGTGTGTGAACTTTTTTCACTAGTCACTGGTGAACTTTTTTCACTAGTGCCATGAACTTTTTTCACCGGTGAACTTTTTTCACTAGTGAACTTTTTACACAGGTTGACAGAAAAAATCTTTACTCCTCGAGATCCAGAGGTTTGATTTAATAATCCGTAAGAAACTAACGCATTACACGCATCAATTACACTGCGGTTACTCAACCCTGTCACTTCCATTAATTGCGTCACAGAAATGGCATCAAACTCCTTATTCCAGCCTTTGGTTTTGCGAAGAATAGCCAGATAACACTTCAATTCCGCACCATTCATTTGTGACATCAATTCATCAATCACCGCATTAGGAACTTGAAATGAATTTGGAATAAAATGATTGTCGCTCATAGCATTAACTCCGAAGCATAACGTGACGCAATAAACTCAACGCCTTTGCTTGTCACGCGTGTTTGGGTGAAATTGTGACCGTGTTCTGCTGTACCCGTTTTAACCGTAAACAAACCACGTTCTTGTGATTTTTGATAAGGCAATAAATTACCCGATTGACGATACAAAAATTTATCTAACACTAAGCACTCAATCATTTTACGTTCCGGCATATTGAGAATTTTCGCGGTTTCACGAAGTGATTTCGTTGTACCAACTTCCACATAGTGATCAACAAAATCCGCCTTAGGTTTCATCTCTTGATTTTCCCATGCTAAAACCTGTTTTTGTTTCTCGCTTTCCACCAACGCCTCAAGGGCTTGAAGATAATTTTGCGGTAAAAGTGCGGTCGTTTTTTGTTGGTTTTCTAATTCTTGCCAGCGATCAATAATTTTCTTTCTGAGTAATATGTTGTAACCAGATATAATCGTTATCGTTGCTGATTTATCCAAGTAATAAACTGGGTAGTTTTGATTATTTTGAGGATTAGTCTCATATCGACAGACAACTCCGCCAACAGGGGTGTGTCCAAAAAGTTCTACACCCTCTTTTTCGCTCCAATCAAGAGATTTAACATCAATCCCACGTTCCATTTGTAGTATTGCGCCAATATAAGCCCTTATCCACAAAAACCTGATCTTGTGGAACAACTTTCAAACCAATAGCAAATAGCAGTCGACTGAATTTCGTGATCTTTTGATCTCCTTTCCATTTTGAGATCGCCGAACCACAAACGCCGACGATCTCGCCAATGTCGTCTAAATCATTCAGATCAATCTGTTTCAAGATTTCACTCTCGATTTCAAGGGCGGTCATTTCTTTTGCTTTTTTATTGCGTGCCATTGCGCACCTCTTTGAGTAAATTAATTCTCAGCAGGAAAAACTTCATCGATTGAAACGCTCGCGCCATTTTCATTTAAGGTATCAACAATAAGTCGAGCCATTTTTACTGTTGGCGTTCTGCGTCCATTCTCATAATGAGCCAACGCTCCTTGAGTTAAATTCAATCGTGCTGAAAATTCTTGCTGAGTTAGATTTATTGATTTTCTAAATTCAGAAATTCTGTTCATTTTTTTAACTCCAAAAAATACACCATAATAATACAATATGTAATTCATCAAGTAAATATTTTATACATTAAGTATTTTGATTTTTTAATACAATCCGTAATAATTTATGAAAAAATAAGGTAGGTGAAGTATGAAAAAGCAGTGGAATGAATATGTTCGTGAATTAATGGATAGAAACGGGATTAATCAAAATGATATTGCTGATGCGATAGGTAAAACACAAGGGGCTGTTGGTCACTGGTTAACGGGTAAAAGGAAGCCTAATTTTGATGATGTTACAAAGATCCTTGATATTGTCGGTGCGAAAAAAGTGCTCTTAAACCAAGACGGAACTGTAGAAGATTTTGATAACAACGCCCAATTCACCCGAATAATTAAATCATTCCAATATCCCTTGCTAAGCAGCATACAAGCAGGGCGTTTTACCGAAGTGGAACACTTCAACCACGTGGACGAACTCGATCAATACGAGATGATAAGCTCACAAGTGAAAGCCAGCCCCAACGCCTTTTATCTCAAAGTTTCAGGGGATAGTATGCTGCCACGCTTTAAAGATGGCGACATGGTACTAATCGATCCCGACATCGCTCCGACACCTGGCAAATTTATCGCCGCCATCAACCCCGATGGCGAAGCCACATTCAAGCAATATAAGCAATTAGGCACAATCGACGATCATGGCAGACCGCACTTTAAACTCGTTCCATTAAATGACAACTACCCAACATTGAGTAGCGAAGATCACCATATTCAACTTATCGGCGTAGCGGTTGAGCATAGACAAGTGTTGTAACTGAGCTTACACCAAGCCAGAAGTTGAATTTTATTGGGTAGCTGCTGGATGTTTAAAAATTTTTAATATCTTTAGGAGTAAAAAATGATTACAATATCAAATGAACAGAATTTTTTAGAATTTATTTCATCTTTAACCAATAATAAAGATATTGATTTAAACCAGAAAGACTTTAAGTTACCAGACATTAAGTTTGAAGGTTACCCTAGCCTATTCTTTAATGTAAAAGGCAAGACTTATTCATCAACCTTAACAACGCCCCTATTAAATGCTTTAACAGGGGTTACAGATGAAATTCAAAGAGCCTACTGCCTGCTTAAATACAAAACATCAAATCTTCAAAGATTAACTACTGAAGATAAAGAAGAATTAGATATTATTTTTAAGATCAAAGATGGTTCATCAGAAGGTGAAAGTGATACAGCACGTATTGCCAATGGTGCTTTTGGCGTAATTAAAGAGGGATTGAAAGGAATGAACGGTTGGCAAAGACTAGCCATTTTGATCGTGTTTATAACCGCAATTGGTGGGCTGGGTTGGAAATGGCTTGATAACCAAAAAGAAAATGAAGAAACAAATGCAGCACTCCTTAGCAAAGCGATTGAAGCATTAGATAATTCAAATAAGCAAGCACTTTCTTTATTAAAAGAAAATGGAAAACCCGAATGAAATCACCATTAAAACAGCATCTAATATGACTGTACTAAGCGAAAACGATATTCAAGAAATCAACAGAAGAAGCCGACGAAAATTAAAAAATCAGGATGATATTAAAGAGCTCGAAATTGACGCCATAAAAAAATCATCTTGGGATAAATTAACCGTTACCTGCCACCTAGTCGGACAAGATTATACCTTCCCATTATATGTGGATTTATCCTTTATTGAACAAGAAGAACGGATTTTGCTTTTTGAAGCCTTTCGAGATAATAAAACTGTCTTTGTTCTTGCTGACTACAAAAGCTATCAAAACAAAATTGAAAAAGCCAATGCGTCATCAATAATGGCTGAACTACCTAATCAAGAATAAACCCAAACCGCCCTCGTGGCGGTTTTTCTCATTTCTCATTATTTAGCTGAAATAAGCCGCTTTAGATCAAATTGTAGTAACAAAATAAATTGACTGACAAGTTAATTGTAATTACAATATAACAAACTTAATTACATTACTCGCATCATGAAAATTACTTATGACCCAAACAAGAACCAAAAGAATATAGAAGAACGGGGCTTGTCATTTGATGAGGTGCAATCTTTTCATTGGTCAACGGCAATTATTGCGCCTGATTTGCGCAAGATATATCCGGAACCAAGATATTTAGCAGCCGGCTTTGTCGGATTAACTGAACGCCTGCATATCCTTGTATTTACACCAACAATTGACGGAATCAGAGTAATCAGCTTTCGTAAAGCGAATAAAAGAGAGGTAAAACGTTATGAAGCACGCACCTTATAATCCCGCTATTAAGAATGACGATGAAGTCAGAGAATTAACCGATGCGGACTTTGCAAGAATGAAACCGCTTGCCGAAGTTATGCCACAGGAATTTACAAACATGGTGCTTACTCACCAAGCGGAAATGGAAGCGCAAGGAAAAATCCAATCACGTAAGCGTGGTAAACAAAAAGCGCCGACGAAACAATCTATCACCATTCGCCTTTCACCTGAGGTCATTGCTGCATTCAAAGCAACTGGGCAAGGCTGGCAATCACGTATTAATGACGCATTGCTGCAATATGTTCACACTTCAATGTAATTTTTAATTATCTTACAGCTAAGCCCCGCACAAGGGGCGTTTCTTTATCCAAAACCTCTCAAAAACTGACCAGCACTTTCTATCAACCCACCCTCATCGTTCAAAAAACAAGCAATCAAACAAAATTCTTAAAAATATTTTTCATTGAAAATCATCAATTTAATTACATTTTGTATTATTTCATGAGCTAATTAATACATTTAGTATTTACGATTAAAATACATTTTGTAATAATAACCTCATCAAAACGAGATACCCAAAGGAAACCAAAATGAACGCACTTTACAACCAAATCGAAACCGCATTAACCGCACAAGGCTGGGCAAATGGATTTTTACAGATAAGATTACTGGGGCAGAATTTGATCGGAATGGATTAAATCTGTTGCAGATTAAAGTGGAGCGTGGTGATGAAATCTTGGTTACAAGATTAGATCGATTAGGACGTAATACATTAGAAATGATCCAGCTTATTCAAGATTTTGATAAGCAAGGTGTTTATGTTACTTTCTTAAAAGAAGGGCTTTCTACAAAAAGCACCGTATCTAAATTGATTATTACAATTTTAAGTGCTGTTGCAGAACAAGAAAAAGAACGTATTTTAGAACGAACACGAGAAGGTCGTTTATCCATTTATTAAAGCCACGCAGTAGCGTGGTTTTTTGTTATTATAGACATACTTCCTAGGCATATAATCGAAAGCCCTTTTTGTTATTCCGCTTTTCACACTCCTCGCTTGTCTCATTTTCTGCAAAATCCCGTCACAATAGCCTTATTTATCTACGGGGAAAATCCTTATGTCTAATATTGCAGATATTTTACGCCGCCTTGAAAGTCTCATCCGTTTTGGCACGATTGCCGAAGTGGATTCCACCCTTTTATTTTGTAAAAAATCAAGTCTTTCTTTATCAGTAATTTCTTTCATGATTTTTTCTCCTTATCCCCACATACCTATAATAGAACTTTCATCATATAGACGATCATTCCCCTCACCATCCCATTCACAAATATAAAACTCATCGTGAACCGAGATACCATAACCCACAAATTCTGTTTGTGTATTTTTGCTACAAGCATCCGGCACTAAAAATTTCACATAGCCTTTATCACCATTTTTTAATAAAACTGGCTCACCTTTTAGCGCCTCTTCAAGATTAAATGACTTCATGATTTTTTCTCCTTATTATTTCCAAAGTTCCCATAATTTCGACACAACATCATCCTCGGCACGTTCGATAAACGGTACCGGATTATTGTTTTTTGAAAGAATGACTTCATTATTAATAATTTCTAACGATTGTTTATGGCTTAACATCACCTTTTTACCTATTAACAATCGCTTTATATAGACTTCATGCAAAGGTAAACAAATAGGCTTTAACACCTCTTGAATTTTGTCACGTAACCTTTTTTCATTTTCAAGGTTACAGTTACTGACACAAGTCCTAGGCGGGCGTTGCCCGCTGTTTAGTGCCTCACTGCGTGAGGCTTGTTCATGGTGATTAGGCTCACCGCGTTTAATACACCATTTTTTAAGACGCGTTAAAATTGGCGCATCTAAACTAAATTTATTTTCTATTCCCTTAACAATCTTTATTGTCTGCGCATAGCTATTTGGCTCGCTTATTTCATAATAGAGGCAAAGTGGCACGCATTTTTTTCACTTAAAAAACCTTGCTCCACTAAAGCGTTTACAAATGCCACATATCCGCATCAATGTTGACTTTTGACGTGCCGATCGTTTTCGTTTCCTCATACCATTCGGGTTTGTGGCAACGTCCGAGCAATGGAATTTTGATGAAGAGCCTTGAAAGCGTACTGTGATGAAAGCGGAATTAATCGAAATCACAGTGACCAGTTTTCCGGCATATCCTGAAAGTAATGTGCAAATTGCGAAGCGTTCTATGGTAAAGGCTAGGGAGAAAATGCAAGGAAAAGCGACCGCACTTTTGCGCCAATGGTTAGATGTTGAGGGGGTATGATGTTCGGTCTGTTTAAAAAGAAATCCGAAAACCGCAGTATGACGATAGATCAGTTTTTATCTTACATGGGGGCAGCTAATACCGGTGCGGGCGAGTATGTTAGCCCACAAACCGCAGAAGCCTTACCCGCGGTGTTAAATGCGGTAACACACTAAAAAAACGTGTAACTAAAATCTGCGATAGGAAACGACAAGACGCGTTAAGCTATGATAAGAAAAAAGCCCGTAAACGTTGATTTTACAGGCTTTTTTGCGTTTTTTCGTTTAGCTTTGTTGAGTTAAATTTAGTTAAATGGTGCTCCGAGCGAGACTTGAACTCGCACGTCCTACGGACACTACCCCCTCAAGATAGCGTGTCTACCAATTCCACCATCGGAGCGTTAAGAAATAATCTATTTTTATTGAGGAATATCGCTATTTTTATTATCTGCCGGCGCAACTGGTGCAGCCTGTTGTTGCATTTGTTCTGCGGCTTGCGATAAATCGTCAAATTGACCTTGTTGCACATTATTACGATGAGAATTAATGTTACCAATCACAAGGCTAACAATAAAGAAAATCGTTGCCAAAATTGCGGTTGTACGAGAAAGAAAGTTACCCGCACCAGCAGAACCAAACACGGTTCCTGACGCGCCGCCACCAAAAGAAGCGCCAGCATTTGCGCCTTTACCTTGTTGGATTAAAATAAAACCGATTAACGCAATCGCAACCAGTAAATAAATAACTAATAGGGCTTGATACATTATCTTTCTTCTCTTTTTTATCTGCAAAATAAGCAATGAAATTAACGTGCAGATATTAGCTAATATCTCAAATCTAAGCAAGTAATTTTAACAAAAAAGCAATTAATTGTACTAAATTCAATCAATTTTGACCGCACTTTTTGGCTTTTGTGACTTACTCGGCTGCGCCGAAATCGCACTTAAACGACGCAGTGCATTAAAATTCATATAATTTAACAACTCCGGCAATTGTTGTGTCAATGTTTGCATAAATTGTTGATAACTCAACTGCTTACGACTGATGCTATCCAATTGCGCCTCCCAATGGGCGGTCATATCCGGCAACGTCGCCACATCCGGCAACGTCTGAATTAAGATGCGTCCGGTTTCGCTGCTGTGAATATTTCTGCCTTTTTTATACAAAAAACCGCGTTTAAATAGCAGCTCAATAATACCCGCGCGCGTCGCCTCCGTGCCTAATCCATCGGTTTCACGCAAGATTTTTTTTAATTCTTTATCTTGCACAAAACGCGCAATACCGGTCATCGCCGACAACAAGGTCGCGTCGGTGAACGGTTTTGGCGGCTGCGTTTTTTTACTGATAATTTCCCCTTTTTCGCAATGCAACTGCTGACCTTTTTTCACTATCGGCAGCAACGGTTCCAATTGATCCTCGTCATCTTCTTTCCCCATCAATTGTTTCCACCCCGCCACTTGCAAGTTACGGGCTTGTGCCACAAAGCTACCGCCGGCAATATTCAGCGTAATTTTACTTTTTCGATATTCGGCATCAGGGCAAAATTGCAACAAATATTGGCGTGCAATCAATCCGTAAATATTTAATTCTGTTTGATTTAATCCTGCAGGTTTATTTTTTGCTGTCGGAATAATGGCATGGTGCGCTTCCACTTTTTTATCATTCCAACAGCGATTTTTTTGCTCGGCATTCACCACTTCCGGCAACTGGCGATAACCCTCAAGTTGTGCTGAAATCGCCTGTAGCACAGCGTGTCGTTCGGCAAAATGTTCCTCCGGTAAATAACGACTATCGGAACGAGGATAGGTAATCAATTTATGGGTTTCGTATAAGCGCTGACAAGTATCCAACACCGCTTGTGCCGACATATTAAAACGCTTGGCGGCATCAATTTGCAACGCCGATAAGGAATAAGGCAAGGGCGCAGTTTCTTTTTCCCGCTTATCCACATATTCTGTCACTTCCGCCGGTTGATCGGTAATGCGTTTTACCACATTTTCTGCCAATGCCTGCGAAATCACGCGCCCATCTTCATCTTGGTAATCTTCACAAGCCTTGCTCGGTTGCCAAAGTGCGGTGAATTTTTGCGGCGTTTCTTCTATAGTTTTTACAAATGCCTGCACTTCAAAAAAATCTTTTGGCTGAAAATGTTCAATTTCCAAATCTCGCCGCACAATCAAGCCCAACACTGGCGTTTGCACACGCCCAACGGAAAGCACGCCTTTGTAGCCGACGCGCTGTCCACGAATGGTATAAGCGCGCGTCATGTTGATCCCATATAACCAATCGGCACGCGCACGCGCCAACGCCGAAGTCGATAACAGCATAAAATTTTGATTAGATTGTAACTTTTCTACCGCTTTGGTCACCGCTGCCGGATTTAGATCACTAATTAAACAACGTTGGATCGTTGCCCATTTTTCCGCTGGTAACTGGGCATAACTAAATACTTCATCCACCAACAACTGCCCCTCTCTATCCGGGTCTCCGGCGTTAATCAACACATCCGCTTGATGAATGAGTTTAACCACAGTATCTAACTGTTTTTTCACTTCTTTGCGCGGTAGTAATTGCCATTTTTCTGGAATGATCGGCAAATCTTCCAAACGCCAAGATTTGAATTTTTTATCATAGGCATCCGGTTCGGCTTGCTCCAAAAGATGCCCAACACACCAGGTTACATAATCTTGTTCACCGCAACGAATAAAACCGTCACCACGCTGATGAGGTTTCGGCAGCACATCAGCAATCGCGCGAGCAAGGCTAGGTTTTTCGGCAATAAAGAGTCGCATGGGGCAATATTTTCCTTGGCGTTAAAAGAAAAATCAAAATTCTATCATACATTTCGTTATTCCCAATCGATTAATTTTTGGTTAAAATGCGTGGAATTTTTTAATATAACTGATATGGAAGAAAACTATGTTTGGAAAAGGTGGCTTAGGCAATTTAATGAAACAGGCTCAACAAATGCAAGATCGTATGCAAAAAATGCAAGAAGAAATTGCACAGTTGGAAGTAACCGGAGAGTCCGGAGCCGGCTTGGTGAAAGTGACCATCAATGGCGCACACAATTGTCGTCGCATTGAAATAGATCCATCGTTGATGAAAGACGACAAAGAGATGTTGGAAGATTTAGTGGCGGCGGCGTTTAATGATGCGGTGCGTCGTGTGGAAGAAATGCAAAAAGAAAAAATGGCATCCGTTACTGCTGGAATGCAATTACCGCCGGGCATGAAATTTCCATTCTAAAATCAGGCAAATATTGACCGCACTTTATCGAAGTGCGGTTTGTTTTTGTTGAATTTTTGACCATCAAAATAGATAAAAATCCTTATGCAAACCAGTCCTTTGTTAGAAAATCTGATTGAAAATTTACGTTGTCTGCCCGGCGTTGGTCCGAAATCGGCACAGCGTATGGCATACCATTTGTTGCAACGCAACCGCAACGGAGGCATGGCGTTGGCGCAAGCCTTGACTGAAGCCATGTCAAAAATCGGTCATTGTCAACATTGCCGCACGTTCACCGAAGAAGACATTTGTAATATTTGTAATAATCCACGCCGGCAAAATTCAGGGCTGCTTTGCGTGGTAGAACAACCGACGGATATTCAAGCAATTGAACAAACGGGGCAATTTAACGGGCGTTATTTTGTACTGATGGGGCATTTGTCGCCATTAGACGCTATCGGCCCGCGCGAAATCGGCTTAGATTTATTGCAACAACGCTTACAAAACGAGAGTTTTTATGAAGTGATTTTGGCGACCAATCCAACCGTGGAGGGCGAAGCAACTGCCAACTACATTGCAGAATTATGTCACCAATATAACGTCAAGGTGAGCCGCATTGCGCACGGAATTCCGGTGGGCAGCGAGTTGGAAATGATCGACGGAACTACTTTGATGCACTCCTTCTTGGGACGCCGCGAAATTGAACTATAAAAAAATCCCCTGATTAAAGGGGATTTTTCTTATGCCATAAAACTTATTGTGCAGCGCGATTAATTAAAAATTGCGTCAACAAACTCACCGGGCGTCCTGTCGCGCCTTTGTTGGCGCCTTGTAACCATGCGGTACCGGCAATATCCAAATGCGCCCAGCGATAGTTTTTAGTAAAGTTGGCAAGGAATGCGCCAGCGGTAATCGCGCCGCCCCAACGCCCGCCGATATTCGCAAGATCAGCGAAATTTGATTTCAATTGTTCTTGATATTCTTCACTTAACGGTAACTGCCAAGCCTTATCGCCGGCTTGTGTTGCCGCTTGCAATAATTCTTGTGCCAATCCATCATCAGTGGAAACCAGTCCGCTGTTATGTTGTCCCAATGCCACCACGCAAGCGCCGGTCAAGGTTGCAACATCAATCACCAACTCCGGCTCGAAGCGTTCTACATAAGTTAAGGCATCACAAAGTACCAAGCGCCCTTCGGCGTCCGTATTTAACACTTCGACAGTTAAGCCTTTCATGGTGGTTAAAATATCACCCGGGCGATACGCCTGACCATCCGGCAAGTTTTCGCAGCCCGCTAAAACGCCAATAACATTTAAAGGCAATTGTAATTCAGCAATGGCGCGCATGACGCCATAAACCGACGCGGCTCCGCACATATCATATTTCATTTCATCCATGCTGTCCGCCGGTTTTAACGAAATACCGCCGGCATCAAAGGTTAATCCTTTACCAACCAGCACAATTGGTTTTGCTTGCGGATCAGGATGGTGGCGATATTCGATAATTGACATCTGCGCTTCGTTATGGCTGCCGCGAGAAACCGCCAAATAAGCATTCATGCCCAATTCTGCCATTTCCTTTTCGCCGATAATTTGCGTTTGAATAAACGCAGATTGCTGTGCTAATTGTTGGGCAAAGGTTGCCAAATACGCCGGATTACACACATTCGGCGGGCAATTGGCGAGATCTTTCGCCGATTTTATACCTAAACTGACCGCACTTGCTTGCTGCAAAGCGATTTCTGCGACAGCGAATTGTTCATCTTCTACATGAAACACAACTTCATTTAATGAAGAAACCGTTGATTTTTCGCTTTTAAATTGATCGAACACATACCGATTTTCCTCAATCGCCTCTAGCGCAAAACGCACATTCCAATGACTTTCGCGATTTTTAATAGCAATTTCTGTTAAAAAACAATGCATTTCTCGAATTGGACTATCTTTAACGGCTTGCATCATTTTTTGCACCAATTGTTTATAACGACGCTCGCTCATTTCAGCTGCTTTTCCCGCGCCCAACAGCAAAAGGCGTGTGGTGGCAAGATTTGGCAGTTGATGCAAACATAAAATTTGACCAAATTTTCCACTTAAATCGCCGGAATGCATTAATTGGCTTAAATAGCCTTGGGTGAGTTGATCGATTTTTTTACCGCTTGCAGATAATCCTGTATCCTCAAAAATACTGACAACCAAGCAATCGGTTGGCTGTGAAAGTGCGGTGTTTTTTACACGATATTTCATTTAATCCTCACTAATTTGCTAAAAATAAGTTATCATACGCCATTCATTTAATGGTTTGATAACCCTACTTTGTTTAACAAAAATTGCAAGGGTTTTGTAGAATTTACAACAAAAATATAGGCGATAACGTGATTTTTACTCGATATTTAACGAAAGAAATATTAAAAAGCCAAATTGCTATTTTGTTTATTTTGCTGTTGATTTTTTTCTGTCAGCAGTTGGTTCGTGTATTAGGTTCGGCGGCAAACGGGAATATTCCGGCGGATTTAGTTTTGTCATTGCTTGGGCTTGGGATGCCGGCAATGGCGCAATTAATGCTTCCCTTGTGTTTATTCGTCGCGCTTTTATTGACTCTCGGTCGATTATATGCAGAAAGCGAAATTACAGTGATGCGCGCCTGTGGCGTTGGTCCGAATCTTTTGGTGCGCGTTGCCTTAATTCTTTCTGTATTTACCGGTGCGCTCGCGGCATATAATGCGCTTTGGTTGTCACCTTGGGCGATTAATCAACAAAGCAAAATTGTGGAAGATGCGAAAGCCAATCCGA
This sequence is a window from [Pasteurella] mairii. Protein-coding genes within it:
- the pepA gene encoding cytosol aminopeptidase, translating into MKYRVKNTALSQPTDCLVVSIFEDTGLSASGKKIDQLTQGYLSQLMHSGDLSGKFGQILCLHQLPNLATTRLLLLGAGKAAEMSERRYKQLVQKMMQAVKDSPIREMHCFLTEIAIKNRESHWNVRFALEAIEENRYVFDQFKSEKSTVSSLNEVVFHVEDEQFAVAEIALQQASAVSLGIKSAKDLANCPPNVCNPAYLATFAQQLAQQSAFIQTQIIGEKEMAELGMNAYLAVSRGSHNEAQMSIIEYRHHPDPQAKPIVLVGKGLTFDAGGISLKPADSMDEMKYDMCGAASVYGVMRAIAELQLPLNVIGVLAGCENLPDGQAYRPGDILTTMKGLTVEVLNTDAEGRLVLCDALTYVERFEPELVIDVATLTGACVVALGQHNSGLVSTDDGLAQELLQAATQAGDKAWQLPLSEEYQEQLKSNFADLANIGGRWGGAITAGAFLANFTKNYRWAHLDIAGTAWLQGANKGATGRPVSLLTQFLINRAAQ